In Morococcus cerebrosus, a single genomic region encodes these proteins:
- the cysK gene encoding cysteine synthase A, which translates to MKIANSITELIGNTPLVKLNRLTEGLKAEVAVKLEFFNPGSSVKDRIAEAMVEAAEKAGKIGKDTVIVEATSGNTGIGLAMVCAARGYKLAITMPESMSKERKMLLRAFGAELILTPASEGMAGAIAKAQALVDEHPDTYFMPRQFDNEANPQIHRETTAEEIWRDTDGKVDIFVAGVGTGGTVTGVGEVLKKYKPEVKVVAVEPEASPVLSGGEKGPHPIQGIGAGFIPTVLNTKVYDSVSQVPNEAAFETARAMAEKEGILVGISSGAAVWSALQLAKQPENEGKLIVVLLPSYGERYLSTPLFADLA; encoded by the coding sequence ATGAAGATTGCAAACAGCATTACCGAGCTGATCGGCAACACCCCGTTGGTCAAATTAAACCGTCTGACTGAAGGTTTGAAAGCCGAAGTCGCCGTCAAACTGGAATTTTTCAATCCCGGCAGCAGCGTGAAAGACCGCATTGCCGAAGCAATGGTTGAAGCCGCCGAAAAAGCGGGCAAAATCGGTAAGGATACTGTAATTGTGGAAGCGACCAGCGGCAATACGGGTATCGGTTTGGCAATGGTGTGCGCGGCGCGCGGCTACAAGCTGGCAATCACGATGCCTGAAAGCATGAGTAAAGAACGCAAAATGCTGCTGCGTGCGTTCGGTGCGGAATTGATTTTGACTCCTGCGTCCGAAGGTATGGCAGGGGCGATTGCAAAAGCACAAGCCTTGGTGGACGAGCATCCCGATACTTATTTCATGCCGCGCCAATTCGATAACGAGGCGAACCCGCAAATCCACCGCGAAACGACCGCCGAAGAAATTTGGCGCGATACTGACGGTAAAGTTGATATTTTTGTGGCGGGTGTCGGTACGGGCGGTACGGTTACCGGCGTGGGTGAAGTGTTGAAAAAATACAAACCCGAAGTCAAAGTCGTTGCCGTCGAGCCTGAAGCTTCTCCGGTGTTGAGCGGTGGCGAAAAAGGTCCGCACCCGATTCAAGGTATTGGCGCCGGCTTTATCCCTACCGTGTTGAATACCAAGGTATATGACAGCGTTTCCCAAGTTCCGAACGAAGCGGCGTTTGAAACCGCCCGCGCGATGGCGGAAAAAGAAGGTATTTTGGTCGGTATTTCTTCCGGTGCGGCAGTATGGAGCGCGCTGCAGCTTGCCAAACAGCCTGAAAACGAAGGCAAACTGATTGTCGTGCTGCTGCCTTCTTATGGCGAACGCTATCTTTCTACGCCTCTGTTTGCCGATTTGGCATAA